The Candidatus Sericytochromatia bacterium genome contains the following window.
TACAGCTGACGTCCGCGAGGGTCCATTGTCAGACCACGCGGGCCGTTGCCGACCAGGATCGGGTCCTGGTCCACGCGCGACTGCACCGTGTTGATTTCCAGCACCGCACCCTTGTTGTAGAGCGTGGTGTAGACGTAGCCGGTCGGACGCGCCCCGACCACGCCCGGATCGTTCTGCGGCCCGCCGCTGATGGCGGAGCAGCCGAGCGTGGCGGCCACGGCGGAGAGGAGGGCGGAAGCGACGGCCCGACGGGCGAAAACTTGAAAGCTCATCACGCCCATCATACCAGACACCAGGCGGCCCGAAGCAGCGGCCGGGTGGTGTACAATGCCCCCGGGTTGCAGGCGGGAGGTTCGCTCGGTCGCAGCGGACGAGGGCCGGTGGCCCCGCCCGCGCGTGCGCGCAGAGGCCCCGCGCCGGGGCCCGCCCTGGAAACGGAGACGGTTTTCGATGAAAAAGATCAAAGTGCTCAATCCGGTCGTCGAGCTCGACGGCGACGAAATGACCCGCATCATCTGGCAGTTCATCCGCGAGAAGCTGATCCTGCCCTATCTCGATATCGAGCTGAAATATTTCGACCTCGGCATCGAGCACCGCGATGCCACCAACGACCAGGTCACGATCGACGCCGCGCACGCCATCAAGCAGTACGGCGTGGGCGTGAAGTGCGCCACCATCACGCCGGATGAAGCGCGCGTCAAGGAATTCAATCTCAAGCAGATGTGGAAGTCGCCCAATGGCACGATCCGCAACATCCTCGACGGCACCGTCTTCCGCGAGCCGATCATCTGCAACAACGTGCCGCGTCTGGTGCCGGGCTGGACGAAGCCGATCGTGATCGGCCGCCACGCCCACGGCGACCAGTACCGCGCCACCGACTTCAAGGTGCCCGGCCCCGGCACCCTGACGATCAAGTTCGTCGGCGAGGACGGTCAGGTGATCGAGCGGGAAATCACCAAGTTCCCTGGCTCCGGCATCGCGATGGGCATGTACAACTATGACGACTCGATCCGCGGCTTCGCCCGGGCCTCATTCAACTACGGCCTGCAGAAGAAGTGGCCGGTCTACCTGTCGACCAAGAACACCATCCTGAAGGCCTACGACGGCCGCTTCAAGGACATCTTCCAGGAGATCTTCGACGCGGAGTTCAAAGCCCGCTTCGACGAGCACGGCCTGACCTACGAGCACCGCCTGATCGACGACATGGTGGCTGCGGCGCTCAA
Protein-coding sequences here:
- a CDS encoding NADP-dependent isocitrate dehydrogenase — encoded protein: MKKIKVLNPVVELDGDEMTRIIWQFIREKLILPYLDIELKYFDLGIEHRDATNDQVTIDAAHAIKQYGVGVKCATITPDEARVKEFNLKQMWKSPNGTIRNILDGTVFREPIICNNVPRLVPGWTKPIVIGRHAHGDQYRATDFKVPGPGTLTIKFVGEDGQVIEREITKFPGSGIAMGMYNYDDSIRGFARASFNYGLQKKWPVYLSTKNTILKAYDGRFKDIFQEIFDAEFKARFDEHGLTYEHRLIDDMVAAALKWEGGFVWACKNYDGDVQSDTVAQGFGSLGLMTSVLLSPDGKTVESEAAHGTVTRHYREHQKGKATSTNPIASIFAWTRGLYYRAQFDGTPELAEFATALEQVCVETVEAGHMTKDLALLISKDQPWLNTQEFLDKIDENLKSKLGLAAAV